From Sporosarcina sp. Te-1, the proteins below share one genomic window:
- a CDS encoding helix-turn-helix transcriptional regulator has translation MEIKNRLKELRARGSLTQKDLAEKVGVTRQTIVSLEKGTYVPSLLLAMNIAEVFQEPIEQIFFKGDGK, from the coding sequence ATGGAGATCAAGAATCGATTAAAAGAACTGAGAGCAAGGGGCAGTCTTACGCAAAAGGACTTAGCTGAAAAAGTCGGTGTCACGCGTCAGACCATTGTCTCATTGGAGAAAGGAACCTATGTGCCATCGCTATTACTTGCGATGAATATTGCTGAAGTGTTTCAGGAGCCGATCGAACAAATATTTTTCAAGGGGGATGGAAAGTGA
- a CDS encoding amidohydrolase, with protein sequence MASSYWLTNVLLENGYQFDNDVITGTLTETFHLHVEDGRIAKIVPANIELHDKLPKKNAGNLLALPSFAEKHVHLDKTLLGDQWRAVTPASSIFERFEIEKRVLPLLPTTTKERAKALIETLIQAGTTHIRSHVDIYPEVGLANLYAVQEALSDYEDMLSYEIVAFPQHGLLRSNSQELVRQAVRQGATLVGGVDPATVDGNMEKSLQEMMDIAVEGNVDIDLHLHDPGQLGLATIKRLAKLTEEAGWQGRVTVSHAFALGDMAGREADDIAHMLSELGISIITSVPIGRVIPPVNFLHDKGVPVSIACDNIFDSWSPFGNGDTLERASRFAELSGRVTEFKLAETLGFITDGITPLNKAGERVWPQVGDDANIVLVEASCSAEAVARRANRPAVLYKGKIVSGELKQ encoded by the coding sequence ATGGCTTCATCATACTGGTTAACGAATGTTTTGTTAGAAAATGGTTATCAATTTGACAATGACGTGATCACAGGGACGCTAACAGAAACCTTCCACCTGCACGTTGAAGATGGGAGAATCGCAAAGATTGTGCCGGCAAATATAGAGCTACACGACAAGTTGCCGAAAAAGAACGCTGGCAACCTATTGGCACTACCTTCATTCGCGGAAAAACATGTTCATTTAGACAAGACGCTGCTTGGTGACCAATGGCGAGCCGTAACGCCTGCATCCAGTATATTTGAACGTTTTGAAATTGAAAAAAGGGTACTTCCCTTGTTGCCAACGACAACAAAGGAAAGAGCAAAAGCGTTAATTGAGACGTTAATACAGGCTGGCACTACGCACATCCGATCTCATGTTGACATTTATCCTGAAGTAGGTCTTGCTAACCTTTATGCTGTCCAGGAGGCTTTGTCAGACTATGAAGATATGCTATCCTACGAAATTGTGGCCTTTCCACAACACGGATTACTTCGATCCAACAGCCAGGAATTAGTGAGACAAGCTGTTCGTCAAGGCGCCACTTTAGTAGGAGGAGTGGATCCTGCTACCGTGGATGGCAATATGGAAAAGTCATTGCAAGAGATGATGGATATCGCGGTTGAAGGAAACGTAGATATTGATTTACATTTACACGATCCCGGTCAACTGGGGCTGGCAACTATAAAGAGACTTGCTAAATTGACTGAAGAAGCAGGATGGCAGGGTCGAGTGACGGTTAGCCATGCGTTTGCATTAGGAGATATGGCTGGAAGAGAAGCAGATGATATAGCTCACATGCTTTCAGAACTTGGGATTTCAATCATTACCAGCGTGCCTATCGGACGAGTGATCCCTCCTGTTAATTTTCTTCATGACAAAGGAGTACCGGTTTCAATAGCGTGTGACAATATCTTTGATTCGTGGTCTCCATTTGGTAATGGAGATACCCTTGAACGCGCGAGTCGTTTTGCCGAACTATCTGGTAGAGTGACAGAGTTTAAATTAGCCGAAACACTTGGTTTCATTACAGATGGTATTACACCATTAAACAAAGCAGGAGAACGAGTTTGGCCCCAGGTTGGAGATGATGCGAATATTGTCTTGGTGGAAGCAAGTTGTTCAGCAGAAGCGGTCGCGAGACGAGCAAATCGCCCAGCTGTGCTTTATAAAGGAAAAATTGTAAGTGGCGAGCTCAAGCAATGA
- a CDS encoding helix-turn-helix transcriptional regulator, translating to MGIGSKIRYLRSKSNLTQKELALGVCDTSYLSKIENDIVVPSDEMLGLFCLKLGLETTDLKQEVDLLRDLQLNATDLHRTIRKGSIESAIVLYNDIIAKSRMNISPAMQVFKVLFGLRIALMKKEREEAVELYQETIKLQEYVLEWMKPYYNRYSGLFHYMYGSLKKSLFLYKEAEKHVPVDEIEDVYYQLALVHHLLGEYSMSTYYEEKALELFARKMDYEQCVNCQLLLGINYRKMGNLEQAKETYLSILEKVVPLRNREVIAKVYHNLGLVYSDEGKSSEAIMAFETSLGYRDDDNARMKTCYTISKEFLRIGDGASAAECVKVGGKIAESVKDEEHMIKFQVIKYKLDKKKQNPILEYYITTVALPYFEERSDHQMIKEYIHELVLYYEECRQYKSALAYLKKLL from the coding sequence ATGGGCATCGGTTCAAAAATTAGGTATCTCCGTTCCAAAAGCAATCTAACACAAAAAGAGTTGGCTTTAGGAGTGTGTGATACTTCCTATCTGAGCAAGATAGAAAATGATATTGTAGTGCCGAGCGATGAAATGCTGGGTCTCTTCTGTTTAAAGCTTGGGTTGGAAACGACAGATTTAAAGCAGGAGGTGGATCTTCTTCGTGATCTGCAATTAAATGCAACAGATCTTCATCGGACAATTCGAAAAGGGAGCATTGAGAGTGCAATCGTCTTATATAACGATATTATTGCGAAGAGTCGAATGAATATCAGTCCTGCAATGCAAGTGTTTAAAGTCTTGTTTGGATTGCGGATTGCATTAATGAAGAAAGAGCGTGAGGAAGCGGTCGAACTTTATCAGGAGACAATCAAGCTACAGGAGTATGTACTAGAATGGATGAAACCATATTACAATCGGTATAGCGGTCTTTTTCATTACATGTATGGCAGTCTAAAAAAGTCACTCTTTCTATACAAAGAAGCCGAAAAACATGTGCCTGTAGATGAAATTGAGGATGTGTATTATCAGCTTGCACTCGTGCATCATCTTTTGGGTGAATACTCCATGTCGACCTATTATGAAGAAAAAGCCTTGGAACTCTTTGCTCGAAAGATGGATTATGAGCAATGCGTGAATTGCCAGCTTCTTCTAGGAATCAACTATCGAAAAATGGGGAACTTGGAACAAGCAAAAGAGACTTATCTTAGCATCCTAGAGAAAGTTGTCCCGTTACGGAACCGGGAAGTCATCGCAAAAGTTTACCATAACTTAGGGCTAGTCTATTCCGATGAAGGTAAGTCTTCGGAAGCGATTATGGCCTTTGAAACAAGCTTAGGTTATCGTGACGACGACAACGCACGAATGAAAACTTGTTATACCATTTCTAAAGAGTTTCTGCGAATTGGCGATGGAGCGAGTGCAGCCGAGTGCGTAAAAGTCGGCGGGAAGATTGCGGAAAGCGTAAAAGACGAGGAACATATGATTAAGTTTCAAGTTATCAAGTATAAACTTGATAAGAAAAAACAAAACCCGATTTTGGAATATTATATTACCACGGTAGCATTGCCATATTTCGAAGAGCGTTCTGACCATCAAATGATCAAGGAATATATCCATGAATTGGTTTTGTACTACGAAGAATGTCGCCAGTATAAATCAGCTCTCGCTTATCTAAAAAAATTATTATAA
- a CDS encoding NUDIX hydrolase, protein MSHLWLEWTKRIQAIAQSGLAFSKDIYDIERYEELREISVEIMAAHTDLEIGKIRELFTNEGGYQTPKVDVRGVVFKDGRILMVKEKADDRWALPGGFCDIGLSPSENIVKEIKEESGYDVYPARLLALLDKNKHPHPPEAYHYYKKIFILCELIGGEATVSGETSDIDFFAEEQLPELSTNRNTESQIRTLFEFLRNPSKETIFD, encoded by the coding sequence ATGAGTCATCTATGGTTGGAATGGACAAAACGAATTCAAGCCATCGCACAGTCAGGACTCGCTTTTTCCAAAGACATTTATGATATCGAGCGTTACGAAGAATTGCGAGAAATAAGTGTAGAGATAATGGCAGCACATACTGATTTAGAAATAGGGAAGATCAGAGAACTATTTACAAATGAAGGTGGATATCAAACTCCAAAAGTCGACGTCCGTGGAGTCGTTTTTAAAGATGGACGTATTTTAATGGTCAAAGAAAAGGCAGATGACAGATGGGCGTTGCCTGGTGGATTTTGTGATATCGGATTGTCTCCCTCTGAAAATATAGTGAAGGAAATAAAAGAAGAGTCCGGTTATGATGTATATCCCGCCAGGCTACTTGCATTATTAGATAAGAATAAGCATCCTCATCCGCCGGAAGCTTATCATTACTATAAAAAAATTTTTATTTTATGTGAGCTGATTGGAGGGGAAGCTACTGTCAGCGGGGAAACAAGTGATATTGATTTTTTTGCAGAGGAACAACTACCTGAACTGTCTACAAATAGGAATACCGAGTCTCAGATTAGAACTCTTTTTGAGTTTCTGCGTAATCCGTCAAAAGAAACGATTTTTGATTAA
- a CDS encoding alpha/beta hydrolase → MKAQLSKYIKIGSSKQFISIIGEDNSLPLLVYLHGGPGDAALPLVYKYNSELGKTFNLVVWEQRGAGKSYYTFSEEEQISIETYIEDLYSLIQYLLETYKQKKVYLVAHSWGSVLGLLFIKKYPHLVHSYVGCGQVVNMKKGLKCQYDFVLKESQEQNKKKLIQRLEYIDLSLTQKDWLNDLLFVTKLVVRYKHSLYGKSNYNQLVRDFIFSPKYTIKDLIKREKGSLQSIQYLWQELMEIDFSEFKSFDVPITFFEGRHDRHASSFLVEDYYHTIKTEKNLIWFENSSHFPQWEESVKFNQSMISIIKQK, encoded by the coding sequence ATGAAAGCTCAACTGTCAAAGTATATAAAAATAGGCTCTTCAAAACAATTTATTTCTATTATTGGTGAAGATAACAGTCTGCCTCTTTTAGTTTATTTGCATGGTGGGCCAGGTGATGCTGCTTTACCACTAGTTTATAAATATAACTCAGAACTTGGAAAAACGTTCAATCTTGTAGTTTGGGAACAAAGGGGGGCCGGGAAATCTTACTATACTTTTTCGGAAGAAGAACAAATATCAATTGAAACTTATATAGAAGATTTATACAGTTTAATTCAATATTTATTAGAAACGTATAAACAAAAAAAGGTTTACCTTGTAGCGCACTCATGGGGAAGTGTCCTAGGCTTACTTTTTATTAAAAAATATCCTCACCTAGTACATAGTTATGTTGGGTGTGGCCAAGTAGTCAACATGAAAAAAGGGTTGAAGTGTCAATATGATTTTGTTCTGAAAGAAAGTCAAGAACAAAATAAAAAAAAGCTAATTCAGCGATTAGAATATATTGACCTTTCCTTGACTCAAAAAGATTGGTTAAACGATTTATTATTTGTTACTAAATTAGTGGTACGATACAAACATTCTCTATATGGTAAAAGCAATTACAACCAACTAGTAAGGGATTTCATTTTTTCACCAAAGTACACAATTAAAGATTTAATCAAACGTGAAAAAGGGAGCCTACAATCTATACAATATCTGTGGCAGGAGCTCATGGAAATTGATTTTAGTGAATTCAAGAGTTTCGACGTCCCTATTACGTTTTTTGAGGGGCGGCATGATAGGCATGCTTCTTCTTTCTTAGTAGAGGATTACTATCACACAATAAAAACCGAAAAAAATCTCATTTGGTTTGAAAATTCAAGTCATTTTCCCCAGTGGGAAGAGTCAGTCAAGTTTAATCAGTCTATGATCAGTATCATAAAGCAGAAATAG
- a CDS encoding amidohydrolase family protein yields MNHSSYWLTNVRLETGYQFENDRVVGTKTDLHHIKIENGKIAEILSGHMPADSQPKLDAKEQLMLPALREMHIHIDKTYYGGPWQAIKPSKSILDKFAEERELLPKLLPTAKDRAEGILDLLLGYGSTHVRTHCNIDPVVGLRNLEATMEALDSYTDKLSSEVVAFPQHGLLRSGVETLMRDALKQGATLVGGVDPYTVDEDIDKSLSTIFDIAVEANAGVDIHLHDRDSLGIHTMHRLADFTEQAGLQGKVTVSHAFGFANVPTGKVVELAERFAELGIGITSTVPIGKLIMPIPLLHDKNVQIDLGTDSLTDHWSPFGTGDNLEKASRLAELYGYVDELSLSQALGFITGGKTPLDKEGKQTWPVVGDEASLNLVQATCSAEAVARRANRGAVFFKGNLVAGTT; encoded by the coding sequence ATGAACCATTCTTCTTACTGGTTAACAAACGTGCGCCTGGAAACAGGGTATCAATTCGAAAACGATAGAGTCGTTGGAACCAAGACGGATTTACACCATATTAAAATTGAAAATGGAAAAATTGCAGAAATCCTTTCTGGCCATATGCCAGCCGATAGCCAACCCAAGTTGGACGCAAAAGAACAACTCATGCTCCCTGCCTTAAGGGAAATGCACATACATATCGACAAAACCTACTATGGAGGACCTTGGCAGGCCATCAAACCATCAAAAAGCATTCTTGATAAATTTGCGGAGGAAAGAGAACTACTGCCTAAGTTACTTCCAACAGCCAAGGATCGCGCCGAGGGTATACTTGATTTGCTGCTCGGATATGGATCCACGCATGTCCGAACCCACTGTAATATTGACCCAGTAGTCGGTTTACGTAATTTAGAGGCGACCATGGAAGCTCTTGATTCCTATACAGATAAATTATCGAGTGAAGTTGTCGCCTTCCCCCAACATGGCTTGCTTAGGTCTGGCGTAGAAACACTGATGCGGGATGCACTGAAACAAGGAGCTACCCTTGTTGGAGGGGTTGATCCTTATACGGTAGACGAAGATATTGATAAATCTCTCTCTACGATCTTCGATATCGCCGTTGAAGCAAATGCAGGAGTGGATATCCACCTTCATGACAGAGACTCTTTAGGAATCCATACGATGCATCGGCTTGCTGATTTCACTGAACAGGCTGGACTGCAAGGAAAAGTAACGGTAAGCCATGCGTTCGGATTTGCAAACGTTCCAACAGGAAAAGTAGTGGAGCTAGCAGAGCGCTTTGCAGAACTTGGGATTGGGATTACCTCAACTGTCCCAATAGGCAAGTTAATTATGCCTATTCCATTACTACATGATAAAAATGTTCAGATTGACCTTGGCACCGATAGCCTTACGGACCATTGGTCGCCGTTCGGAACGGGTGACAACCTGGAAAAAGCCAGTCGCCTGGCAGAATTATATGGGTATGTAGATGAATTATCATTATCACAAGCTCTCGGCTTTATTACTGGAGGTAAAACGCCGTTGGACAAAGAGGGCAAGCAAACATGGCCAGTTGTTGGGGATGAAGCGTCTTTGAATTTAGTTCAGGCAACTTGCAGTGCAGAAGCAGTTGCCAGAAGGGCTAACAGAGGAGCTGTCTTTTTTAAAGGGAATCTAGTTGCGGGGACAACCTGA
- a CDS encoding peptidoglycan DD-metalloendopeptidase family protein: MFIKPCHGLITSLYDMHRKHPITGKILPHWGVDYGNHADNSIPAAAQGVVRFIGRGHKTAGNFIVIKHPNGWETAYLHLAAITVIVGQSVEQGQKIGVKGMTGGATGIHLHFEVSTGTWPGDYKNNVNPVLYIDDPDVRELQSNLNKLGYKLVVDGKYGEATMNAVINYQDRRNLLADGVPGLVTVASIKKDLPNYIAKEEPIMPEPNANVVSPSHKEAWEWAKEQGYLNGERPKDPLTREQFATVLKRMHDKLAE, from the coding sequence ATGTTTATTAAACCATGTCACGGTCTGATTACGTCTCTGTATGACATGCATCGCAAACATCCGATCACAGGTAAAATCCTTCCACACTGGGGCGTGGACTATGGCAATCATGCTGACAATTCCATTCCGGCAGCGGCCCAAGGTGTAGTTCGTTTTATCGGGCGAGGACACAAGACGGCTGGAAATTTCATTGTCATCAAGCATCCAAACGGCTGGGAAACGGCATACCTCCATCTGGCGGCAATTACCGTAATCGTTGGCCAATCGGTTGAACAAGGCCAAAAGATCGGTGTGAAAGGCATGACTGGGGGAGCAACTGGAATTCATTTGCATTTCGAAGTGAGTACCGGAACATGGCCGGGCGATTATAAAAATAATGTAAATCCAGTTCTATATATCGACGATCCGGATGTCCGCGAGTTACAAAGCAATCTCAATAAGCTCGGCTATAAGCTCGTGGTAGACGGTAAGTATGGGGAAGCGACGATGAATGCTGTTATTAATTATCAGGACAGGCGAAACCTTTTGGCTGATGGCGTACCTGGTCTGGTAACTGTCGCTTCTATTAAAAAAGATTTGCCCAACTACATTGCAAAGGAGGAACCCATTATGCCAGAACCAAACGCCAACGTCGTTAGCCCGTCGCATAAAGAAGCGTGGGAGTGGGCGAAGGAACAAGGATATCTGAACGGCGAACGTCCGAAGGATCCATTGACAAGAGAGCAGTTTGCAACAGTCCTTAAGCGAATGCATGATAAACTTGCAGAGTAA